The genomic segment ACACCGCAGCAACTTTACTAGTCATACATGAGTTCCAATAACAAAAAGTTACTAACATTTATTCTTTTTTGTATACATTATGAAGTGTTACAATCAGGTTATTGGGGAAGAACAAATATGGATCCAGAGCCAGGGAGGTGTAGGAGAACTGATGGAAAGAAATGGAGATGTTCAAGAGATGTAGTGAGTGGTCATAAGTACTGCGAACGTCACGTCCATCGCGGCAGGAACCGTTCAAGAAAGCCTGTGGAAACCACCACAACCGCTGCCCCTCGTGTTGGCAATGCAGCCGCCAGCAACAGGGGCAGCGGTGAAGCCCTTAGAGTCAACCCCGCCATGGTTAACCAGGGCGGGGTTGCTCCTCAGTTTACCCTATCTGGACATGCAGCTTCTactgatcttcttcacctcaatCAAAGGTATACATTTTTGAAATGTTGAGTTTTGAGTTACGTTTTCTGTATGCTATGTGATGGTTCTTTTGGTAAATGTTCAAATCCTGGAAACAGCCTCcggcagaaatgcaagataaggctgcgtacaatacacccttgtggtggggcccttccccggaccctgcgcatagcgggagctttagtgcaccgggctgtcctTTTTTGTATGTTCTTTGATTTGTGTTACAGAAGTCAGGGTCTTTTGGAAACAGCCGCTCTACCTTAGTACagtagaggtaaggtctgcatacacccTATACACCCGACCTCACCTTATGAGAATACGctgagtatgttattgttgttgtactcGAGTTTAAGTTACTTGCATTGATAATATATGTAATATTTTATATCAAGTTAACTTATTTGTTACAACAGGTAACTGTTTACAATAAACATGATTTTATAACTAAAGCTCGAGCATATGCGAAGAAATCATCTAGTCTTTTTTGTCTCCGCTGACAACACAAATGGTTTTAGCAAAAAATAACATGATAGGTCTTCTTTTTCGCAATCCTGGTGTTCGAGTCAATTTGTTTACGCTTCAACTAAATATCGAATAACTCTTTCCACTAataaatcgaaaaaaaaaaaaactaatatttttgTCTCCCATTAAAAATATGAATGGTTGAGGTGACAAGAAgtccaataataataataatgctatGACAAGAACCCAACACAGCTACCTGGGATCGATTCCCAGGCAGTGCCTTTGAGTCGAGCCTGTCGCATCGGACTTGTCTAGTGCGGTTAAAAATCCCTGATGTTACTTGCAGGCTGTGCACAGCGGGATTTAGCCAGTGTGCACATCCGAAAGGTATAGCAGCTGAGAGTTTTcctgaaattttcaaaaaaaataaataataataatgctaTGACAAGATAGAAACTCTTTTCAACCTTTTTCTAAAGGGACTAATTTATCTCTGTGTTAtatattttctcctttttccctACCACCTCCAAAGAGACATCTCATAGATATATTGTTTAATTGATACTTGTCTCCCAAAAGGgaaaatatctaaatcaaaaccTTCATCAAATGGCTTTATATATATTCCATATTTATATTAGGGATCGATTAAATCTGAATCGAGAAGTTTCATATTGAGGGATAATTAAAGTGCTTCTGAATAAAGACAATATGTCTATATATATCTAAGACGCGAATTCTAAATCTTTCTGATTAAGGATGAAGAAATACGTACAATTTTTTCATAGTCTAATTTTTGTTGATTATTACTTGTCTCCCAAAAGGGAGAATATCTAAATTAAAACCTTGATTAAATGCCTTtatctttatcaatttcaagtttcattaTTACATTGTTCCTAATATTCTTTTATTCAGCCATGGAGTTCTTATTCAGCGTTCGATATTTATATtgaaactgaactaaatttggaTTCACGACCGGAATTTCATACGGAAAACCGCTCCTTACAAAAGCCACTTTATACTTAAAAGCTTGAATTGGAAATGTTTAATTATAAATGAAGGAATACTTACAACTCTATCGATAGATATCTAAACTAAAACCTTGATCAAATGgctttattattttctatttcaaattccattttcacatttttttttccCCATTCTTTTATTCACTCATGGTGGGGTCCGTTTACTGAAAATATTTCATGTGATTGTTAGAATCTCATTCAATATTATTTTGGTCCACTTTGTATTTAATGGACCATGTTTGGACCCCAACACTTTTgctttttgttttttgtgttgcCTATTGAGTAGGACTCACCCCATCCACTTGTTATTTGTCTTGCATTTGTAAAGGTCCCCTCCCCTATGTATTGATggtgtaaaaaatatttatacgaTCAGATCAGGTCACGTAAGATAATTATACGTGTGCACTGtcaatatatataacttaaagaTACTATCGTTCTTAACTAGCCAATTAAAAAAAGAGTTTCACCTTTCTAGCTGTAACAGTGTATGGTCGTCTCGAGCGGTGTATACTCGGTGTATAACAAGTGTATAATTAATGATGTGTATACACACAAAACATATAGTGTTATTCATTGATTATACACTGTATACAGACTAAAATCTTAAAAAGATAAAGATTAGGGTCATCTTTTGTTGTGAGTGTATCAATTCACTCTGTATCCGTTATATTTTTTCGCTTTGATACAGAGTGAATCAATACAAATCGAATAAGATCATACGATAGATACAGAGGGAGCTAATACACTGATATAGAGCGAACTGATACACTGTATGTGAGTTCTTTTAAGCAACTATTGATGTGTTTGGCAATTAGAAAAACTATTTCTATGATTGATAACGCTCGAAGTACCgctattttttgaaatttgtagGCCTTTGATGTTTGTGATTTCGAATAGATAGTTCGTAGTATTACTCTGTATTTGTCTTGTTCCTTCTATTATTTAGTGGTGCGTTAccctattttgttgtttgtttttatgtttttcgCTTGATATACTGTTGTTTGACCCGAGCCGGGGGTCTGTCAGAAACAGTCTCTcgacttcacctgaggtagtggtatggactacgtacacttaCTCTCCCCGGATTTCACTTCGTGGGAATacgctgttgttgatgttgttgttgttgaaatttgTAGGCCAATGGAAGGCCAAAATGATGGTGGATCCAATGGCCAAATCCTTCTTCATTTCTTTGATGATTGGCCTAGACAACAACTTGAAGAAAATGACAATGCTGGTTCAATGGCATCTGCCACCAGCCTCTCGATTTCGATACCCGGTAATCCCTCGTCTGACGTATCGTTGAAGCTCTCAACAGGAGACAGATATAACTCTGATGTTCGAGTCAGTAATGTTGAACGTTCCACATGGGGAACGAACCATGTTGCATCGATGGGTGGTGGACCACTAGCCGAGGCCTTAAGGTCATCGATGTCCAACTCATCACCAACGAGCGTGTTGCATCACTTGACACGTGGCAACACGTCGGATGCTAGTTGTGTTAGCACTTGATTGAACAAGTGGACTCTTGATTTGGCTTTGTGACTCCTATGTAACTTCTTTTTGGTTTGTATCTTTTGCAATTGTggtgtttgtattattttggttaaGTGGGGTCCTATCGATCGAACGAGGATCATAGTTTGTGTTTCGATTATCACACTCTTCAGTTGTTATTCTTTCTTGTCTCTTTCTTGAGACTTTGCACTGTTTCCGTTGTTAGTTAcgccctccgtttcaaaaagaatgacctaataATAGGAAATGACGACTtgcacgcacctcgactaattccagaTATATCAGGAAGGCCTTGCTTATTTCTTTTACATGTAAGTTATGTATGTTGGTTAAGTAGGGTCCTATCCGTCGAGTCTGTTGGCTATTGTGTTTCGATTATCGCACTATTTAGCTGTTATTCTCGTCTCTTTCTTGAGACTTTGCACTGTTTCCATTGTTAGTTAcaccctccatttcaaaaagaattgaCCTAGTAACAGGAAATGTCAACTTGCACGCACCTCGACTAAGTCTGAGCCCAATAAAACATCAATAGATCAACTCTATTTCCATTTTTTGCTTATTGTATTTTAGGTCACATAGTTGATTATCTAAGTTGGCTGTACATATAAAGAGATTTTGCTACTACCTCTCACTGTTCTCAGCTAGATGATAATTTACAGAATGCAATGTATGATCCCTCTAAGCAAAACCTGCTGAAGCCCGGTCTCAGTAGTTCGACATAAATTCATCGATTTTACATGTTCAGCACTTCATCTTCGTGTATATCGTTGCTCTACTAGTAGTGGAAAGAACTGCAAACCTTTTGCCGTGTGAAACTCGCCAGGACTCCTGCAATGGACTCGTCGAGAAGTCATTTGGATGACCGGGTAGTGTTCAGATCCTTCAACGAGGTCACAAGTCCAGTCATTCTTCAACgggttcttcttcttctactacttcTACTGCTACTTTTGCTTCTTCGTCTTTGTCTACAAGCGCATAGACCACTGCTGTTCTACTGGGTGCATACACCATAATGGAACGAGGACGATCATCATACCATCCTTCCTGTATAGATAAGATTGTATAGATATTAGAAAATTCTTTCtgaaatgaaattaaaagtcgCAGGCGTAGATAATATATGAAACGGAGATTTTACTTACAAAGGTGAAATATTCGGCATTATGATCAATTCTCCCGAAGCCACCAAAAACTGGATCATCTGAGTCCAGGACAACCTGGAATCCCAACATTCGAGTTAAATCACATCAAACTAATTGAATTCATAGAGCAAATCAAGCAGCTGACGAAGAAACTAAGGCAGCATTCCGAAAGGTAGTAAGTTAGTAAACTTCATGTCGCTCTACCACTTGATATAGAATTGAATACCGTGAGATGTCAATTCTAGATTTATCACTTGATTATCCTACAATTTGGCTATTGCAAGCAAAGGTATGGGAAGAGCCAAACCAATGGGCACGTAATACCAGCATTTCATATTTACGTGTGTTACTGAAAAGCACGGAAGTCCTTGGATTTATTTTCGGTTCCAAGGCAACggtataaaagaaaaaggaaaataaaatgaacGGTTTGGATCAAGACGGGGAGTAGTAAAGATTCATTGATCAAAAGAACGTTTTCTGATTATATTCTTTCTAACGTCAACTAATTGGTTGTATCGGTAGTACCAAAAGATTGAATAAATGTACTAGGAAAGAACAAAGGTTTCAACTCAGCATACCTTGTATTTTCCGGGCTTCAGGCATCCTATGCGATAGTCTGAATAACTATTTGTCCAGTGaaaattaaacacaaaaattAGGTTTCCTCTTTCAAATACGATCATCCTATCTCCTTCATTCTTTCGAGATATGAACTGGTGTTCTGAAGTCATAAACTGCCACAAAGAACAGATCAAAATAAGCACATTACACAGAAGTATACGGAATGAACAAATTACAAATGAATACAGCAGTAATATGTGTGACCACTGAAGCAAATAAAGCTGCACGTCAGACAATTATCATGCTTGTTTTCTAAAGAAGACTGCCAAGACATTGGCATAAAAATAACTCGTTTCATATGTTCTCTTTTGACACAATTCTGCATAAAAAGTTGCTCGAAATGTGATTATCAGGTTTTAAAGTCGGATCAAAGGTGCGTTGACAACCTAAGTAGAACAGATATGAGCGGCCAAGGGTGTGGCCTAACGGTCAATGAAGTTTGTTGAAAAATGAAAACCATGAGATATCAAGTTCAAATACCGGTGGAGGGGGAAAAGAGCCAAGTAATTCTTCCCATTTGTCCAAGCCTTGGTGGACAAATACCAGGTACTTGTGCTGGTTGGAGGCAGCAGGACCCTGTAGAATTAGTTGAGGTACGGACAAGTTGGCAAAGACACCACGATTAATTTAAAAGAAGATATGAACAGAAGTGTTTCATTCTAAGATTGTGATGAAACCCTGTCATTCAATGTATTTGTGTTCTTGCTTTTGATGGAGGTTGCGTTATTTGTTCAATCTTGTGATTGTTTGTCAAATTGTTATTCTTCTACTTGTTTTTCTAATGGATGCTGTGTTATTTGTTCAATCTTGTGCTTGTTCGTCAAATTGTGTCGTCATTGGATGATGGAATGGGTTGGTATCTCCTTATACGGTCTTGGACAATTTTCACCTTATGAGCTAGTTTTTGTGGTGGTTAAGACTTTGGTACAAGTTTGAAACTTTAACTGCATTTTCCGATGATGTCACATCCACCGGACTAACATAATCGGAAAGTAATTCTCATCAATCAGCAACATAAATGACTGGATCCCAGTTTAGTCTGGTAGCTCAAAGGAGGATAAATGATTACGGCTTATGGCCAAGCATTTTCAACGGTATGTAGACAGATAGCACATAGATCAGAAATTACGTTTGACAAGACCTCAATGAAGTACCTCAAGAAGTAATGAAAACTACTGGTACGGGAAATCAAGAAACACAAAACTGAGAAAGCAAGCGCAATATAAACACTTACCTCATATTTCTCTTCAAGATGCTGCATAGCCTGGTCAAATTCTTGCAAACCACGGTATCTTAAATAATCTGCATCTCCCTGAATATCCAGCAAGGACAACGACTCAAATTTAAGACTAAGAATAGCTAAAAAAGGAACACCGTATAATGCTGCGAAAAAGTTCAAGTACATTTTGACCCTCGTACTCTAAACCCCATCATTCCTTTTGGGAACTAGGGGAGTATTTGCATCAGCGCCATGTCAATGCACCAAGAAGCTAGAATGGTAAATCATATAACGTAGATCAGAAACAGTGCAAGGGCTAACCAGATCAAATCTACGTCTGCATTTATCATAACTGAATTGGTTTCCGGGAATTACTTTGCCATCGGGGAGGTGTTGATCAGCCCTAGGGAAATCAATCCACTCTGGGAAACAAAAAAGAACGTAATACTGTACTCAGAAGAATTCTAGGAAGGAAAATTGTACAAGAGAGAAATACGGCCAAGGAGAAAAATAGGCTAGCAATCTATACCAGGGTGGCCGAATtcatttcccatgaaatttaggtACCCTTCTCCTCCTAATCCCATAGTTACAAGCCTGATCATCTTGTGCAATGCTATCCCACGATCTATTAACGGTGTTGACAGTCTATCCAGCGCCATAaaatcatacatatcctgaagGCATGAGAACTTGATTAACTAAATCAATAAAGCAGACAGCTCTAGTCATTGAAAACGCTATCTTCGGGCCTTATGAACTCATAATTGATATTTGCTTGTTAACAATCTCATTTCCTTGTATTGCTTATAGGATAGGGTATATTCATGCTCACACGAGTTAATAATGCAAAATTAAAGTTCTCCTTCAAGTGGCATGCTCAATTTTAAGCTTCAATTTGATTACTTAGACAAAGAAAGTGTATACAACCTTGTCCATCAACCAGAATGCTATAGTTTTATCACCAACTAGAGCTTGATCGTGACTTTCAGCGTATGAAACACACTTTTCCAACCATCTTCTATTTGTCAGTGTATGAACAATATCGCCCACTCTCCAATCCTCATCCCGTTTCCTGTTAAAACAGCCTTTGAAATCAGCGACTTGCACACAAAAAGATATTAACTGCAGGAAATTAATCAAAGTCGAACACAAAAAATTAAGTAGCATAGACTGAATAGATAGAGCATAGAGTCAAACAAGTAGTAGACTCTGCCATCGTACAGGTCTGTGACACATTGAAACACATCCAACTAGTCAGTGGTATAGCTTCCACTCATAATAGCATGAGCATTAACGTTGAAAACATCTGAGTAAAACCGGGCAAACAGTCGGGGAATAATCTTTCTAAGGTTGTGTCTCGCAACAGGAGTTCATGCATCTTTTGTCCCACTTAAGAGATAGTCGTAACTAAAACCAGTTCCAAATAACGAAATGCTACACCACTCAGACATTGAGTAATTATTAAAACACTTCCTCCATATACAAGGTAAACAAGCTTCCTCCACTTCAGCCTCTCTGTTGAACTTATGATCCCACTAGGAATGGCTCGGATGGTCCTagattagaaagaaaaaaaagaaacgcAATCCAAGAAAATGTAATGGGATATGGGTTTTAGTTAAAAGGGAACATCACAAGAGCCCATGTACAGGATTAATGTACCACCACCGTCAGAATTGCTGCCCattgaaaacaaataaaaaggcAAAAAGAGCTGCGGCAGATGGTTTTTGCCCGGGAAACATCCTGTTGATTCTCGAGTGATTCAGATTACTGCTTACTAGGAATCTTATTGTGCATCGTTCATGAGCAAACTTCACGAATTGACTGAGGGCTCCAGTAAAATGTAAAGAGAATAGGGGCTCTcatacaaagaaagaaaaatgtacAAGGAACAGCAACCAAGATATGCAGTCAGACCACATTAAAATGTTTCAGTGTTTGTGATTAAGTCTCCTCATTTATTGCGAACTTCAAATCAACATCAGCGACACACTATTAGTAGGTTAGCCTTAcaataatcaaattaatttactttatcaaaaaaaaaaaaaaaaactatataatttCAGGGATAAGTATATAAAGATAAACAGCATACTTGAGCAACTCAATCCATTTATCAGCAATTGCCATGTGCAGCCGATAGTCAAAGCCAACACCCCCATCTTGAACAGGAATACAAAACGTCGGCATTCCACTAACCTGAAATTAGTAGAAAAAAGAGAAGCATTAAGGGAAGATCGGAAGTGTCGTGGCCTATATAGAGTAGAATGTCCTTTCTCTTCACATTGCATAATTTGCATTTTGCAATTTGCCCATATAGAGGTCTCTTTGGATTGTACTCACGATCTCAGAGCATTCCAGTACCAAAAGACCAAGATCAAGAAGTACTTACATCTTCACCAATGGTAATTGCATCTGGGAAAAGCCCGTGAATAAGATCGTTGACCAGCATCAAATACACCACAGCATCCACATCAGTTGCGAGTCCAAAGTATTCATCATAGTTCCCAGTGAATCCCACCTATAGAAATTAAAATGTATCAGATAAGTAGTTTAGCAGAATACTGGAGTTCACCTTGGTAAAACAGATGAAGCAAGAAGAAGAAAGCTGATATTTCCAAATCATATGAAATTAGCTGTGCATATAACGAGTTCCTGAAGCAAAAAGAGAGGATCCTCCTAAACCttcattttcattatatgatgTCGATATATGGGAAGTATTTACCAACTCTACTTATGTGAGTGTTGAGGGGGATTACATTAGGCTGAGCTAACATAAAAGTAATTCAAGTCCAATGATTAACCGGAATAGGGTGGAGGACCTGATATAACCAATTCATGTAGTTGCCTCAACTAATTTTAAAGCATATTGAATTGATTAATTGGAAATTGTTGACCAACATGTTGTCGTCTGTTTTTTATGACAAGGGAGCCCGCAGCCTCACTGGGTAAAACCCACTCCAGTGTAATAGCTCACAAACCACACAAGAGCGGTAAACCGCACTAGGCAATCCCCGTGAGACGAGCTCGACTAAAAAAGAATGCAGGGGGTTCCAAACCTGAGACACCCCCATTTGGGAGACCCCTCATTTGGGAGAACCCCCATTTGGGATCCCTGCTCAGCCAACTCGGCCACCCTTGCGGGTACACTAGGTCTTTTTTCCATAATTTGGTAGTTACTAGGAACCTTGTTTTCTAAAAGCTGTCACTTGTGATCACAACATTGAGTATAAAATTATGTCGAATCAACCTTACCGATAATCCGTGGTGAGTATACATCATTGATGTCACACCATCAAATCTAAATCCATCAAATTTGAACTCATCCAACCACCATCTTGCATTTGAGAGAAGATACCTAAGTACCTATAACAAGAAACATATTATCTGTCACACCCATGGACACAAGGCACAATGTTCTGGCTGACTCATACTGCAACGGAAGAAAGTACCTCCCAGTTTCCATAGTTAAAGAGGCGGGAATCCCATATCCAATGATAACCACGAGCTCCAgaatgaaaataacaactatctgTGCCATCAAACATGTTCAGCCCATCTAAAGTATTATTTGATGCATGGCTGCAAAAGGTTGCATGATTCCAGTGAGTTACCGACAAAGTAAAGCATGTCAACAGAAAATAAGTGCCAGTAAGAAGTACGATAACTCTTATACGATTAGATTCTGGACTGGAGCACCCTTCTTTCATTTATGAATTAGATCATAGGAAATGCACCTAAGGGAGAGAAAGTTTAATGACGGATCCAAAGGAGCAAGATAGTAAAGCCTGATCTGAAATATGCACTTGCACATTAACCACAAGCTCAGTTCAAAATCCAGAAGTCGACCAAAATGTCATAGGAAGGATACAATTTCACTTTTTAACCTCCTTTTAATGCTGTCTcgagccggggtctatcggaaacagcctttctacttctttagaggtagaggtatgcaCTGCGGACATCTTACCCtacccagacctcactatgtgggaatacactgggtttgttgttgttgttgaacctCCTTGTAATGCTTTAGAAGTTTGtacttctcttttaatttttattttttctaaattgttTTCACCTAAGGATTTGGACAGAAATGAACGAACTGGATAAGACACCATGTATCTATAGACATCGAAATTTTGTAGGATTCTACAGTATCTATTGTCTAATTCTTGGTGTTGATCAATAGAAGTCCTGAAGGCTTTCTCCCATCTCAAGTAAAACTAAATGTCAACAATCAAAAAcaagaaatgaccaaaaagaaggaaaaagaattcTCCATACATAGCTTCATTAAACATAGTTGCAATAGTAAAAGTTGAATTAATACCTATGAACAATGTCCATGAGAACAACAATTCCTAGCTCATGAGCTTTATCAATCAAAGACTTAAGGTCGTCAGGCGTCCCAAAACGGCTGCTTGGTGCAAAAAAATTTGTGACGTGATATCTGAGACAAAGAAGGATAAGGAGTTCCATTAGAAATACTAAAATTATCAGTATATAACACATATTGGCACCGATTGATTAGATGAGAGAGACATCTTGCTGAAGATATAGAGTAACCAGGGAAACAAATGCAAACAGAAAAAATGAGAATtacccaaaactagcataataagaATGCTCTTGAATAGCCATAATTTGCACCGCATTGTATCCAAGCCTTTTTATGCGAGGAAGAACTTCATCTCTAAAATTCACGTACGAGTTAATTTTAGGCTCCTGCAATCAAAAATTGGAACCATCTGTAAGGGTAGAGGATAACAACATACACTCAATACTTGAAACAAACATCAAACTTAAGGAGACCGagatagaaaataattaaagcTTCCTGAAAATGCATGTAGCATTTCGCTCCTATCCGGCTATCCCCGTATCTTGGGAGAAAAAGGAACAGAAAAGGGGACAAATGTTTATTCTGCTACTTTTTAGATAAAGACAAAGGGGCCAAATATTCAAAGCACATCACATTTTTCAGCTACAATATATATGCATGAGGAAACAGCTCTAGTATGATAACATTTTAATAtacaaaaattcacaaaaatgaaaagttcatataAACAGCTGGAAACGTTCAAAGAATCTTGGTACAGAAAAAAGGTATCTT from the Capsicum annuum cultivar UCD-10X-F1 chromosome 9, UCD10Xv1.1, whole genome shotgun sequence genome contains:
- the LOC107854105 gene encoding growth-regulating factor 3 — its product is MDFNMKQWRNEQKNESSSEEVKNTAKLPRLVLDLDSSYFSSCYPHSSSATTGFSVSCSDNTDTSVLPLFVSEPPTNNKLSAFTLSPDSTVLTATKLPRMESSYFSLAQWQELELQALVYKHMLAGAPVPNELLHLIKKSLINSSPYYNLPQQYHHYQQALLQSGYWGRTNMDPEPGRCRRTDGKKWRCSRDVVSGHKYCERHVHRGRNRSRKPVETTTTAAPRVGNAAASNRGSGEALRVNPAMVNQGGVAPQFTLSGHAASTDLLHLNQRPMEGQNDGGSNGQILLHFFDDWPRQQLEENDNAGSMASATSLSISIPGNPSSDVSLKLSTGDRYNSDVRVSNVERSTWGTNHVASMGGGPLAEALRSSMSNSSPTSVLHHLTRGNTSDASCVST
- the LOC107854104 gene encoding 1,4-alpha-glucan-branching enzyme 2-2, chloroplastic/amyloplastic; translated protein: MVYTLSGVRFPTVPSVYKAYGFSSSSNNGGADRRSANVSVFLKKHSLSRKILAEKSSYKSESGPSTAASSGKVLVPGSQSDSSSSSTDQIEFTETDPENSPASTDVDSSTMKHSSQIKTASDDVEPASDITGSVEDLDFSLSLEVEEGGKLKESKTLNTSEETIIDESDRIRKWGVPPPGLGDKIYEIDPLLTKYRQHLDYRYSQYKKLRESIDKYEGGLEAFSRGYEKMGFTRSASGITYREWAPGAKSAALIGDFNDWNPNADVMTRNEFGVWEIFLPNNADGSPAIHHGSRVKIRMDTPSGVKDSIPAWIKFSVQAPDEIPYNGIYYDPPEEERYIFQHPRPKKPKSLRIYESHIGMSSPEPKINSYVNFRDEVLPRIKRLGYNAVQIMAIQEHSYYASFGYHVTNFFAPSSRFGTPDDLKSLIDKAHELGIVVLMDIVHSHASNNTLDGLNMFDGTDSCYFHSGARGYHWIWDSRLFNYGNWEVLRYLLSNARWWLDEFKFDGFRFDGVTSMMYTHHGLSVGFTGNYDEYFGLATDVDAVVYLMLVNDLIHGLFPDAITIGEDVSGMPTFCIPVQDGGVGFDYRLHMAIADKWIELLKKRDEDWRVGDIVHTLTNRRWLEKCVSYAESHDQALVGDKTIAFWLMDKDMYDFMALDRLSTPLIDRGIALHKMIRLVTMGLGGEGYLNFMGNEFGHPEWIDFPRADQHLPDGKVIPGNQFSYDKCRRRFDLGDADYLRYRGLQEFDQAMQHLEEKYEFMTSEHQFISRKNEGDRMIVFERGNLIFVFNFHWTNSYSDYRIGCLKPGKYKVVLDSDDPVFGGFGRIDHNAEYFTFEGWYDDRPRSIMVYAPSRTAVVYALVDKDEEAKVAVEVVEEEEPVEE